In Chryseobacterium shigense, the following proteins share a genomic window:
- a CDS encoding DUF1697 domain-containing protein → MKYCAFLRGVNVKGTNMKMADVCQVFKEAGMQDVSSVLASGNIVFSSDKKAEELKKILEKAMSDHFSYEAFLFIKSHEETGIFWSSIPFEKKDDMHIYAFVGNPGVENILMAEFEAASKTEDEKAEITGGIFYWQVPKGNTLDSSFGKVLGKKSLKDQLTSRNINTFEKILKKMN, encoded by the coding sequence ATGAAATACTGTGCTTTTCTCCGCGGCGTCAACGTAAAAGGAACCAATATGAAAATGGCCGATGTATGCCAGGTTTTTAAAGAAGCCGGAATGCAGGATGTAAGTTCGGTACTGGCATCCGGAAATATAGTGTTCTCTTCCGATAAAAAAGCGGAAGAACTAAAGAAGATTTTAGAAAAAGCAATGTCTGATCATTTTTCCTACGAAGCCTTTCTGTTTATAAAATCCCATGAAGAAACAGGAATTTTCTGGAGCAGCATTCCTTTTGAAAAAAAGGATGATATGCATATTTATGCCTTTGTAGGAAATCCCGGAGTGGAAAATATCCTGATGGCAGAATTCGAGGCAGCTTCCAAAACTGAAGATGAAAAAGCTGAAATTACCGGAGGAATATTTTACTGGCAGGTTCCCAAAGGAAATACACTGGATTCTTCTTTTGGTAAGGTTCTGGGAAAGAAAAGCCTTAAAGATCAGCTCACCAGCCGGAACATCAATACTTTTGAAAAGATTC